Proteins encoded together in one Candidatus Aminicenantes bacterium window:
- a CDS encoding radical SAM protein, which yields MKTTTQPKRILLSAVFGPYGVDDAYGRKENIMELFHNQVTKAQGIGSFRFHHRSFGLYFLAANIDADVTVLDFPSRQRFIREIKKGYDIVGISFIMPNFIKAKEMARLVRLHAPQAKIVLGGHGTAIEGIETLIDCDEVAKGEGIRWLRTYLGQDPEAPIYHPTLRSAQYMRIFGVPLFGKSASLLVPGLGCVNGCKFCSTSHFFGRTYTPYLATGQELFETACRIADETGSDDFFVMDENFLKDRTRAMELLQEMEAHQRFFDFSIFSSAEAIQAFGVENLARLGVKFLWLGVETKNQAENFEKNRGLDPQRLIRQLRDHGVSVLASGILCMEHHTPDNIQIDIDHLVGMESDLVQFMLLIPIPVTELYRDLQKRGLLKMDLPFEDWHGQKRLNFNHPMFPGDAAEHWIKAAFRKDYEENSSSMYRLIETSFRGARTLAAKSETGESDPWLAARAEQLRKRTLDYAPILAAIERHAVNERERRRALDLERKIEVAFGPRTIVARLGRAASILLAAAWKLRLRVVGDGIQPRTIVTRYAAASKARAGRTADIVSLRPAAGDSEAPRMSAAARISTNL from the coding sequence ATGAAGACCACCACCCAGCCGAAACGTATTTTGTTGTCCGCTGTTTTCGGACCCTACGGTGTCGACGACGCCTACGGCCGGAAAGAAAACATCATGGAGCTCTTCCACAACCAGGTCACCAAAGCCCAGGGCATCGGCTCCTTTCGCTTTCATCACCGGTCGTTTGGGCTCTATTTCTTGGCCGCCAACATCGACGCGGACGTGACCGTCCTGGACTTTCCCTCCCGGCAGCGATTCATCCGCGAGATCAAGAAGGGCTACGACATCGTCGGCATCTCGTTCATCATGCCCAACTTCATCAAGGCCAAGGAAATGGCCCGCCTCGTCCGGCTCCATGCGCCGCAGGCCAAGATCGTCCTGGGCGGGCACGGCACGGCCATCGAAGGCATCGAAACGCTCATTGACTGCGACGAAGTCGCCAAGGGCGAGGGCATCCGCTGGCTGCGCACCTACCTGGGCCAGGACCCCGAGGCGCCCATCTACCACCCGACGCTGCGAAGCGCCCAGTATATGAGGATCTTCGGCGTGCCCTTGTTCGGGAAATCCGCCAGCCTCCTCGTCCCGGGCCTGGGCTGCGTCAACGGCTGCAAATTCTGCAGCACGTCCCATTTCTTCGGCCGCACCTACACTCCCTACTTAGCCACCGGCCAGGAGCTTTTCGAGACGGCCTGCCGCATCGCGGACGAGACGGGATCGGACGACTTCTTCGTCATGGACGAAAACTTCCTCAAGGATCGGACCCGGGCCATGGAATTGCTGCAAGAGATGGAAGCCCATCAGCGATTCTTCGACTTCTCCATCTTCTCCTCGGCCGAGGCCATTCAGGCCTTCGGCGTCGAGAACCTGGCCCGGCTGGGCGTCAAATTCCTGTGGCTGGGAGTCGAGACCAAGAATCAGGCGGAGAACTTCGAAAAGAATCGCGGGCTGGACCCCCAGCGGCTCATCCGGCAGTTGCGCGACCACGGCGTCTCGGTCCTGGCCTCGGGCATCCTGTGCATGGAGCACCACACGCCCGACAACATCCAGATCGACATCGATCACCTGGTCGGGATGGAGTCGGACCTCGTCCAGTTCATGCTGCTCATCCCCATCCCCGTCACCGAGCTCTACCGGGATCTGCAAAAGCGCGGCCTCCTGAAGATGGACCTCCCCTTCGAGGACTGGCACGGACAAAAGAGGCTCAACTTCAATCATCCCATGTTCCCCGGCGATGCGGCGGAGCACTGGATCAAGGCCGCTTTTCGGAAGGACTATGAGGAGAACTCGAGCTCCATGTATCGCCTCATCGAAACCTCTTTCCGCGGCGCCCGAACCCTGGCCGCCAAGAGCGAAACAGGCGAGTCGGATCCCTGGCTGGCCGCGCGCGCGGAACAACTGCGGAAGAGGACCCTCGATTACGCCCCCATTCTGGCGGCCATCGAACGGCACGCGGTCAACGAACGCGAACGACGGAGGGCTCTGGACCTGGAGCGAAAAATCGAGGTCGCTTTCGGGCCGCGAACGATCGTCGCCCGGTTGGGCCGGGCGGCCTCTATCCTTCTGGCCGCGGCCTGGAAGCTCCGGCTGCGGGTCGTCGGCGACGGCATTCAACCCCGGACCATCGTCACCCGGTATGCCGCCGCATCTAAGGCCAGGGCCGGACGGACGGCGGACATCGTCTCCCTCCGCCCGGCCGCCGGCGATTCCGAGGCTCCCCGGATGTCCGCGGCGGCCCGGATCTCGACGAACCTGTAG
- a CDS encoding DEAD/DEAH box helicase — protein MLGIAGESATLLIRFRAVPPPTSKGMIMPFSSLHLHPTLLKALKELGFARPTPIQADAIPPALAGRDVLASAVTGSGKTAAFLLPILHQLIDRPRGTTRALVITPTRELAAQILEDLNDLAVHTPLSAASVFGGVSIGPQEHAFRSGVDVIIGTPGRLLDHFRSPYAKLGGLEHLVLDEADRMLDMGFLPDIRRILRHVPARRQTLFFSATMPAPIGILAREMLRNPATVNINRVAAPAVGITQAVYPVAQELKAALLVALLERGDIRDALVFTRTKHRANRLSEFLVRHGIKAERIHGNRSQGQRTEALAGFKAGKYRVLVATDIAARGIDVVELGHVVNFDVPLVPDDYIHRVGRTARAEATGDAFTFVSPQEQGDLAQIERSIGKRLPRVTVPDFDYNARPEARLEVPLAERIAAIRGRKAEERARAKMKSERQAARPTPGSARSVPKPEPKRGAPAPGARGRHDNGRRTGGGGRTR, from the coding sequence TTGTTAGGGATTGCGGGAGAGTCCGCGACGCTCCTCATCCGTTTTCGCGCCGTCCCCCCACCGACCAGCAAAGGAATGATCATGCCCTTCAGCAGCTTGCATCTCCATCCGACCCTCCTCAAGGCGCTCAAGGAGCTCGGCTTCGCCCGCCCCACCCCGATTCAGGCCGACGCCATCCCGCCCGCGCTGGCGGGGCGCGACGTGTTGGCCAGCGCCGTCACGGGCAGCGGCAAGACCGCGGCCTTCCTGCTGCCGATCCTGCACCAGCTCATCGACCGGCCGCGCGGAACAACGCGCGCCTTGGTCATCACCCCGACCCGCGAGCTGGCGGCGCAGATCCTCGAGGATCTCAACGACCTCGCGGTTCACACGCCCCTCAGCGCCGCGTCGGTCTTCGGCGGCGTCTCGATCGGGCCGCAGGAGCACGCCTTCCGCAGCGGTGTGGACGTCATTATCGGCACGCCCGGCCGTCTCCTGGATCACTTCCGGTCGCCGTACGCGAAGCTCGGCGGGCTCGAGCATCTGGTACTGGACGAGGCCGATCGCATGCTCGACATGGGCTTTCTCCCGGATATCCGCCGCATTCTGCGCCATGTGCCGGCCCGTCGGCAGACGCTTTTCTTCAGCGCCACCATGCCTGCGCCTATCGGCATCCTGGCCCGCGAGATGCTCCGCAACCCGGCCACCGTGAACATCAACCGCGTCGCGGCGCCGGCCGTGGGCATCACCCAGGCGGTGTATCCGGTCGCCCAGGAGCTCAAGGCGGCCCTGTTGGTCGCGCTCCTCGAGCGCGGCGACATACGCGACGCCCTGGTCTTCACCCGGACCAAGCACCGCGCCAACCGGCTGTCCGAATTCCTGGTTCGCCACGGCATCAAGGCCGAGCGCATCCACGGCAACCGCTCGCAGGGGCAGCGGACCGAGGCGCTGGCCGGCTTCAAGGCGGGGAAGTACCGCGTTCTGGTGGCCACCGACATCGCCGCCCGCGGCATCGACGTGGTCGAGCTGGGACACGTCGTGAACTTCGACGTACCGCTGGTGCCCGACGACTACATCCATCGCGTCGGCCGCACCGCCCGCGCCGAGGCCACCGGGGACGCCTTCACCTTTGTCTCGCCGCAGGAACAGGGCGACCTGGCTCAGATCGAGCGGTCGATCGGCAAGCGGCTGCCGCGCGTCACGGTTCCCGACTTCGATTACAACGCCCGACCGGAGGCGCGCCTGGAGGTTCCTCTGGCCGAGCGCATCGCGGCCATCCGCGGCCGTAAAGCCGAGGAAAGGGCCCGCGCTAAAATGAAGTCCGAACGCCAAGCCGCTCGCCCGACGCCGGGGTCTGCGCGCAGCGTCCCGAAACCGGAACCAAAGCGGGGCGCGCCGGCGCCCGGCGCCCGCGGCCGACACGACAACGGACGCCGAACGGGGGGCGGGGGGCGTACCAGGTGA
- a CDS encoding erythromycin esterase family protein: MPRFRGLAVSLAALSLFSLVEKDLGGSAQAAAAKEGRIAYLKKHAVPVRSIDAEDGNFADLEPLREAIGSRRIVMLGEATHGDGATFAAKVRLIKFLHERMGFDVLAFESGFYDLRRAWSALQAGQDPRQAVSSGLFEEWSASRQTQPLWSYLAEQSKTSHPLALAGFDMQFTGSASRDHLLDDLSNYLAGAGLPPGAAEAAEAAARVKKALALVLENPNFIGNGSEFKNIKPEDQAAVLIAHQALGRALGLLPPTDEPGMLERDFWMQFLKSSAAYLEQSWRVQPESLDDAVLDWAIDLRDRQMADNFIWLAKRAYPTRKIIVWAATSHIIRYRQFSVNKNDPKNLMGDWIDKAMGPEVYVLGFTAYRGRWGTVQMPTSREVGPAAPDSLEELFFSAGFEYAWLDFRNSGADGAWLREPLSSRPLGYKPMLTDWTRIMDGMFFIKEMVPSPRIEINFFR, from the coding sequence GTGCCGCGATTCAGAGGTCTGGCCGTTTCGCTGGCGGCCTTGAGCTTGTTCTCTTTGGTCGAGAAGGATTTGGGCGGGTCGGCCCAGGCGGCTGCGGCAAAAGAAGGCCGTATCGCCTATTTGAAGAAACACGCCGTTCCGGTTCGTTCGATCGACGCCGAAGACGGAAATTTCGCCGACCTGGAACCCCTGCGTGAAGCGATCGGTAGCCGGCGCATCGTGATGCTGGGCGAGGCCACTCACGGCGACGGCGCGACTTTCGCGGCCAAGGTCCGCCTGATCAAGTTTCTTCATGAACGGATGGGCTTCGACGTCCTCGCTTTCGAAAGCGGGTTCTATGACCTGCGCCGGGCTTGGTCGGCCCTGCAGGCCGGACAGGACCCTCGCCAAGCCGTCTCTTCGGGTTTGTTCGAGGAGTGGAGCGCCAGCCGCCAGACGCAGCCGCTTTGGAGCTACCTCGCCGAGCAGTCGAAGACGAGCCATCCGCTGGCGTTAGCCGGCTTCGATATGCAATTCACCGGAAGCGCTTCCCGCGATCATCTTTTGGATGATCTGAGCAATTATCTGGCCGGAGCCGGATTGCCTCCGGGCGCTGCGGAAGCCGCTGAAGCGGCGGCCCGGGTGAAGAAAGCCCTAGCCTTGGTCCTTGAGAATCCGAACTTCATAGGAAACGGAAGCGAATTCAAGAACATCAAGCCCGAGGATCAGGCTGCCGTCCTGATCGCCCATCAGGCCCTAGGCCGGGCGCTCGGCTTGCTTCCCCCAACCGACGAGCCTGGGATGCTCGAGCGGGACTTCTGGATGCAGTTCCTTAAAAGCAGCGCCGCGTACCTGGAGCAGAGCTGGCGCGTCCAGCCGGAGTCGTTGGACGACGCGGTTTTGGATTGGGCGATCGATCTCAGGGACCGGCAAATGGCCGACAACTTCATCTGGCTGGCCAAACGGGCCTATCCGACGCGCAAGATCATCGTTTGGGCCGCGACGTCGCATATCATACGTTACCGCCAGTTCTCCGTGAACAAGAATGATCCTAAAAATTTGATGGGCGACTGGATCGACAAGGCGATGGGGCCCGAGGTTTACGTCTTGGGATTCACCGCCTATCGAGGCCGGTGGGGAACGGTCCAGATGCCTACGTCCAGGGAAGTGGGCCCGGCCGCTCCGGACAGTCTGGAAGAGCTGTTTTTCTCCGCGGGCTTTGAATATGCCTGGTTGGATTTTCGAAATTCCGGGGCCGACGGCGCTTGGCTCCGAGAGCCGCTTTCCAGCCGCCCGTTGGGCTACAAGCCCATGCTCACGGATTGGACCCGCATCATGGACGGGATGTTTTTCATCAAAGAGATGGTCCCCAGCCCGCGGATCGAGATAAACTTTTTTCGGTGA
- a CDS encoding radical SAM protein, with the protein MKDITLVNMNMLFIRHFDHIEREIHLPLGPLYLISALEQAGLSVDFRDYQLGDYEDPFRPESILDFFKEPAAMIGVSVMTNLLPFAILALQSLKERYPDRPIILGGVGPKSVERQIMERFPWIDVIAMGEGEISAPGLVAALRQKRELSNIPGIAYRRHGEILVNPRPPRIRELDSIRFPAFHRIDLKRYAGYGILTSRGCPYECTFCSVAPIWDRISYSRSAENIIQEMRFVHEKSGADLFLFQDEFFVSSKRRVLDFCRELKKSGLPVQWKTFGRVDLTDEETMAEMADAGCIEIRYGIESGSAKILERTKKGFTPDEAVKVISQAVRHFPRVDTFFVWGFPFETMEDFHQSLFQMINFRAMGARVLPSLLCFLPQTAIYNEYKDQRGFTFCSDLLPEYMITGHETFRGSRMEIGDRHRPIFDFIKENIDIFPGFFHYRPEENVIPKLKILQEFGFYPSGTAQGDETESCGAHSPKTTAQFRGDADMPSRAAAATRRRWPGTGSR; encoded by the coding sequence ATGAAAGACATCACCCTCGTCAATATGAATATGCTTTTTATCAGGCATTTCGACCATATTGAGAGAGAGATCCATCTCCCGTTGGGTCCTTTATACTTGATCTCCGCGCTCGAACAGGCGGGGCTCTCCGTCGATTTCCGGGATTACCAACTGGGCGATTATGAGGACCCGTTCCGGCCGGAATCCATCCTCGATTTTTTCAAAGAACCCGCCGCGATGATCGGCGTTTCGGTCATGACGAATTTGCTGCCGTTCGCGATTCTGGCCTTGCAAAGCCTGAAAGAGCGTTATCCCGATCGGCCCATCATCCTCGGAGGCGTGGGGCCCAAGTCTGTGGAGAGGCAGATCATGGAGCGTTTCCCCTGGATCGACGTCATCGCTATGGGGGAAGGCGAGATCAGCGCGCCTGGGCTTGTGGCCGCTCTGCGGCAGAAGAGGGAATTATCGAACATTCCGGGCATCGCGTATCGCCGCCACGGCGAAATACTCGTCAACCCCCGTCCGCCGCGCATCCGGGAATTGGACTCGATCCGCTTCCCCGCTTTTCACCGGATCGACCTGAAAAGATATGCCGGCTACGGCATTTTGACGTCCCGAGGATGCCCCTACGAATGCACCTTCTGCTCGGTGGCGCCGATATGGGACCGGATCAGCTATTCACGCTCCGCCGAAAATATCATTCAGGAGATGCGGTTCGTCCATGAGAAGTCCGGGGCCGATCTCTTTTTGTTCCAGGACGAATTCTTCGTCTCCTCAAAAAGACGGGTCCTGGATTTCTGCCGAGAGCTTAAAAAAAGCGGTTTGCCCGTCCAATGGAAGACCTTCGGGCGGGTGGATCTGACGGACGAAGAAACGATGGCCGAGATGGCCGACGCGGGATGCATCGAGATCCGATACGGAATCGAGTCGGGATCGGCGAAGATTCTCGAGCGAACCAAAAAGGGATTTACGCCCGATGAGGCCGTCAAAGTCATTTCGCAGGCCGTCCGCCATTTCCCCCGGGTCGACACGTTTTTTGTCTGGGGGTTTCCCTTCGAGACCATGGAGGACTTCCATCAATCCCTGTTTCAGATGATCAATTTCCGGGCGATGGGCGCCCGGGTGCTGCCGAGTCTGCTGTGTTTTCTGCCTCAGACCGCCATTTATAATGAATACAAGGATCAACGAGGTTTCACCTTCTGCTCGGATCTCTTGCCGGAATATATGATCACCGGACATGAGACTTTTCGCGGGTCCCGGATGGAAATCGGGGATCGGCACAGGCCGATCTTCGACTTCATTAAAGAGAACATCGATATCTTTCCCGGCTTTTTCCACTACCGGCCCGAAGAGAACGTGATTCCGAAGCTCAAGATTCTGCAGGAATTCGGGTTCTATCCGTCAGGCACCGCTCAAGGGGACGAGACGGAGTCCTGCGGCGCCCATTCCCCGAAAACGACGGCTCAGTTTAGAGGCGACGCGGACATGCCGTCGCGGGCGGCCGCCGCGACGAGACGCCGATGGCCCGGAACAGGCTCCCGTTGA
- a CDS encoding SUMF1/EgtB/PvdO family nonheme iron enzyme: MKRSKGSLAVILVFVLAASNVFGFGSADSRLGLQSERPTASPGKRASPPQAKRDFADRSDAFAPVAIGGKTKAEAVIQKKKFPWLLVGGLAVVGVVAAVLIFKKKKNPNPAAGPIGPTGNIQIESTPTGAKVYRGGADTGLKTNTTLHGVPVGAQTIKLALDGYKDYEQSVDVQEGQTAEIKATLILNSILEPVLVRIPGGTFLMGSDSEEALPEEKPVHQVTVSGFQIGKFEVTQEQWFSVMGTNPSVFRGDRLPVDNLQWDDCQAYIEKLNAATGKRYRLPTEAEWEFACRAGTTGDRYGELNSIAWYNGNSGGTTHDVGGKQPNGYGLYDMLGNAFEWCWDWYGDYTADTQINPKGPDTPTPGTPHHILRGGSWLLEAVAARAPFRSLHVPAHKADVLGFRVAMD; this comes from the coding sequence ATGAAGCGATCGAAAGGTTCGCTCGCGGTTATATTGGTTTTCGTCTTGGCGGCCTCGAATGTTTTCGGCTTCGGTTCCGCCGACTCCCGGCTGGGTCTCCAGTCGGAGCGGCCGACGGCTTCTCCGGGCAAAAGGGCCTCTCCTCCCCAAGCGAAAAGAGACTTTGCCGATCGATCCGACGCCTTCGCCCCCGTCGCCATCGGGGGAAAAACGAAGGCCGAAGCCGTGATCCAGAAGAAAAAATTCCCCTGGCTGCTGGTGGGCGGGCTGGCCGTGGTGGGCGTCGTTGCGGCGGTCCTAATTTTTAAAAAAAAGAAGAATCCTAATCCGGCGGCCGGACCGATCGGACCGACGGGGAATATCCAAATCGAATCCACGCCGACCGGGGCGAAGGTCTATCGCGGCGGGGCCGATACCGGACTCAAGACCAATACGACGCTCCACGGCGTACCCGTAGGGGCTCAAACCATCAAGCTGGCTCTGGACGGCTATAAGGATTACGAGCAGTCCGTGGATGTCCAGGAGGGACAAACGGCCGAAATCAAAGCGACCCTGATCTTGAACTCCATTCTGGAGCCCGTCCTGGTCCGCATCCCCGGAGGGACGTTTCTGATGGGTTCAGACTCGGAGGAGGCGTTGCCCGAGGAAAAGCCCGTGCACCAAGTGACGGTCTCCGGCTTCCAGATCGGTAAATTCGAGGTGACCCAGGAGCAATGGTTCTCGGTCATGGGAACGAACCCCTCCGTCTTCAGGGGGGATCGGCTCCCCGTCGATAATCTGCAATGGGACGATTGCCAGGCCTATATCGAAAAGCTCAACGCAGCGACGGGAAAGCGCTATCGGCTCCCGACCGAAGCGGAGTGGGAATTTGCCTGCCGGGCGGGGACGACGGGGGATCGCTACGGGGAATTGAATTCGATCGCCTGGTATAACGGAAACTCCGGCGGCACGACGCACGATGTCGGAGGGAAGCAGCCCAACGGCTATGGGCTTTACGACATGCTGGGGAACGCCTTCGAGTGGTGCTGGGACTGGTACGGCGATTACACCGCAGACACTCAAATCAATCCCAAGGGGCCCGATACTCCGACTCCCGGGACTCCGCATCACATCCTGCGCGGCGGCTCCTGGTTGCTGGAAGCCGTGGCCGCACGGGCGCCGTTCCGCAGCCTTCACGTCCCGGCCCACAAGGCCGACGTTCTGGGCTTCCGCGTGGCGATGGATTAG